A section of the Lepus europaeus isolate LE1 chromosome 10, mLepTim1.pri, whole genome shotgun sequence genome encodes:
- the BLOC1S1 gene encoding biogenesis of lysosome-related organelles complex 1 subunit 1, with translation MLSRLLKEHQAKQNERKELQEKRRREAITAATCLTEALVDHLNVGVAQAYVNQRKLDREVKTLQAQAAQFAKQTGQWIGMVENFNQALKEIGDVENWARSIELDMRTIATALEYVYKGQLQSAPS, from the exons ATGCTGTCCCGCCTGCTCAAGGAACACCAGGCCAAGCAGAATGAACGCAAGGAGCTGCAGG agaagAGGAGGCGAGAGGCTATCACGGCCGCGACCTGCCTGACCGAAGCCCTGGTGGACCACCTCAACGTGGG TGTGGCCCAGGCCTACgtgaaccagaggaagctggACCGCGAGGTGAAGAccctgcaggcccaggctgcCCAGTTTGCCAAGCAGACAGGCCAGTGGATTGGGATGGTGGAGAACTTCAACCAGGCTCTCAAG GAAATCGGGGATGTGGAGAACTGGGCTCGGAGCATTGAGCTGGACATGCGCACCATTGCCACCGCGCTGGAATACGTGTACAAGGGGCAGCTTCAGTCGGCCCCCTCCTAG